The Daphnia carinata strain CSIRO-1 chromosome 1, CSIRO_AGI_Dcar_HiC_V3, whole genome shotgun sequence sequence TTCTAAATGGAAAATAGATTTAGTATACAGTATTTGATAGTTGTGTTTTAAATATACTTCGCTAGTAAGCAAATGAATGATTTCGAACGAATGCTTCAGGATTCGGACAGCCATAAGCTTCTTGCCGTTGTTACGACCGTGCATCATCAAAGAGTTGGTAACTCGTTCAACGATAGGGCACTGAGCCTTGCGGAATCGCTTGGCGGCGTATCGTCCAGCACTGTGGGGCAGAAATTTGGCATACTTCTCCTTCACAGCCAAGTAGTCCTGTCgacaaaaacattttcaatacAATGTGCAAAAAAACATGTGCATGAATATACAATTTATATTTCATGacaagacaattttttcaattcaatgtAGCAGGAGTGACTCATCTGTTGAAGGTAGAGCCTTACAACAGGGATAATATCCCGCAGCAAACAATTTTTGCAGCAACACAACTAACCTGGAGGCTCATGTCAGAGATCTGAACATCATCACAAGACCAACGACCAAAAAGCTTGATCTCTGGGAGTTCAGCCATCGGTGGGGGAGCAGCCACCACGACGGCTTGTTCTTCATGTCCATCGTCAGCCATGGTGGTTCTACAAAACGAGGATAAAGCACGTTAGATATTGACAGCACGCTGTTACTGAGCCGGCTGAGTATGTTGCTCGTTTACAGTTTAAGTATTCTCTACATTAAATTTGAAACAGAACGTAATAACAGTAGTCAAACATAATCTCTTACGAACGCGgaaatattgaaaatgaaCAAACGGAATACTAAAATTTTGATGCCAAATATCAACCCACCACGTTAGTCCGGTGTGCACACAGACAAGAAAATGGCCGAAGAGACAACTGATGGTGCAGGAAGTGGAGGCGCTAGCATCGATCTTTGTAAAGCACTAACGTTGCCAAACTGGAATAAGTAACATACGATGGGCAAACTGCTTTGCCATGATgccaataaaataaaacttaaaataaaGCATAAAAACGCAATTATAGAATTTAGAAATAATATTAAccaaaaatacaatttttcaGTGCCACAGCTATTAAAATACAAGGTTTTTTGACAAAAAGAAGCCTGCAGTTTGCTAATGATCGAATTTGACCACAATCGATGATAAGTTCTAGGCACCCTTCATTGGATTTATTGTTTCCTATATTGCTACATATTAAACTAATACTGATGTATATTCTttgctattttaatttaaagtcATTAAAGCTTtattcgatttttatttttcactttcagGACAGCACTTCACAGTCAGAATGCCATCTGCCGGGTTAACGCTTCACCGTTTCCTCCCGTCCTgtcgataaaaaaacaaaaacaaatataaacaACCTCAATCTGAAGAGGAGAAATTCATCGCATACGTCTACAAAGATACTGGCTCATTAACCAAACTAATAAatataaactaaaaaataaaataaagaaggcTTGTACTAATCTGTAAGCATTTGTTGTATTACGTCATGTCCCCTTAAGCAACAAGAAAGGGCATTAGTACATTTGATTATGGccaaataaaagaagagcttTATTTACAGTTAGCGTTGCTGTCAACTTCGAATCTAAACGAGGCGTGATTTTGAGGACGAGAGAGTAAACAAGGAATGATAGCTGGGGAGAAATGTGTGTTAGTTTTATCTGGATAAAACTGGTAAACTAATCAGTCAATATGATTTTGGTTTGAGCAATTGCACCAGAAACCAATACATTTCGCAATGGAAAGGCGATACATGTCTGAGAGAtagcaatataaaaaaattcccaaataaatactacaacaacaaaaaagaaacaagaaacaacTGGAACCAACTATCCGTTGAACTGAAAACAGTcatggaaggaaaaaaacagcTAGAGCAAAGTACAATCATGAAATGAGAATGGAGAAGAGCGAGCCCTATTCAAAACAGACAAGAGTTCATCTTTGAGAGAAATGACAGGAGAAGCCATTCTGGCATCGGCTACAAAATATCCAATTTCCCAACGCCAGTCGGTTTCTCTCAGCTTCCGGCAGATTCCGGCTACATAGCGTGCCACGTCGTGAAATTGTACGGGTGGGCCTTGCTCTTGAATATAATTGAGAAGCGTCACTTTCAGGAAATGCGAATTTGGTGTGGTTGCATCCTGGACAATGTAATCGCTTTGAACAATTAATTTCAAGAGTCGCAGGCAATACTGGAAGAGCCGATGAGACGAATGACTTAGGCAACGGGCCTCCATTGTAGCAGCGCACGGTGGAACTGTGACGCAATTGTGTAACTGCAAGacatacaaaaaatgaaagaattgaTTATGGTAATAGAAACAAATTATGTACCGGACGAAAATGTTCGATAATTTGATCGCGTTGAAACCAATCAGGCAACGATTCCAGGGGACGAAGGGGTCGGAATCCACTTTGATTTTCCCATCCGATGAAATGGAAGACAGGCGTTAAATCGACGCTAATGGCCAAGCCACGGAAGGGGCTATTGCGAGCCGAACCCCACCACGTCATCCGTATATTAAGGCAAACGCGACGCAGTTCGCAATCAACAAACTGGAATCCAAGCTTGTCAGGTGAATTTGCATCCATTTCTTGCATGCaactaaatttaaaattataaacTCTAAATCATGAAATTATGATAATCAAATGAAAGCTTACAGGACTAAGAAGAGTCGAAATTGTTCGACGTGAGCGACGTAATCTTCACCGAGAGAGattagtttgtttttggccgGGAAACGACGAAAGACGATAAGGAAATCGTATTCATCTGGAAGCAGAATTTTACTGCCGTCCACGGCACTTCCAACCGGCAACACATCCAATTGCCATCCGAATTTGGTGCTCTGTTCATCTTTGATCCGCACTTGCTCCATTAATTTTTGAACCGTTTGCCGAACTGCTCGTGCAATTTGCGACGATTCGTCCACATTTTTCGCCGAATCTTCGTGAATGACAACCGAATATTGGTCAATAATATCCTGGAGCGCTTTGGACGATCCGTTCCATTGAGAAACGTGGTTCAAAAAATCATTGGCTCTTCGTTTAATAGCTGCACTGTGACTAATGTGATGGAAAAAATCGCTAAACAAAGACCGGCCTGTTTAAATAGAACACGCATTAGCCAAAATAACACAACGTTGCCATATTTTACGTACCTCCTCGATATCGGAAGAATGTGTCGACAATGTAAAGTGACAAAAGATCACGGAAGCGATCGAGTTGGTGGACGTACTCCCACACTGTGTACGGTTTGGCATAGACGCGTAATGATTTGCGTTCGCCTTTCCGTTCCATGGCCGTTAGGAGATTCTCTACCTCTGATGTCACAGTAGATGGATCGCAATACTGTTCCAGGCAACTGCGCACTGTTTCGCCGTTGATGGTCCTCACGTTGCTCTTTAAATAGGGCAAGAACAAAGTGACGTAATCGAGTCTGCCCAGGATGGCTGCAATGTGAACGACGGTGAAACCATCGGCATCAACGAGATTAACATCCGCGTTAAACCGCTGGATCAACGATTTGGCCAGTTGTCGCATGTCGGGTTTGTGAACGAGGAAGAACATGGGCGTGCGGAGTCGTCGATTTTGATGATTGACGTCGGCGCCAGCGTCGACGAGTCTCGCGATCAACCTGACCGTATCTTCTAATTTATCGGATTGGGCCCGCAGAACAGCGTAATGGATGAGAGAATGACCCATGTAATCGGACTGCGTGAAACTCATCCGCCCACGGAAGATGGAAACGGGAATCCTCCGCACAGCTGGCAGGTGTGGATTGCGCAAACTCCATAAAAGGGGCGTGCGCTGGAAATTGTCTTGAACGTCGGCAAGGGCGGGAGTGTTCAACAGCAAATATCTCATGGCCCAGGGCGATTCGTGAAGCAAATGAAGAGGCGTGATTCCCTGGAACTGGACATTGACATTTGCACCAGCGTCGACTAGGAGCTTCAAAAGCCGAATGTAAACTTGCCGTCCACGTCGATTACGTTTGACGTGAGATCCACAAACGCAATGCAGGACGGTCCGTCCATCCGGATCCTGGACGTCGACTCTACACCCGACGCGTTGGACCAACAACTGGAATGCGGCCAACATTTTGTGGACGGTAGCGTAGACATTGGAGCCAATGTCGTGAAGGAGACACAGTCCCGCTTCATCCCGTAAATCGTTGGCGTCAATCCAAGGTCTTTGTTTTAATAGCGACCACTCCAGCACATCCAAATGGATACTTTTTGCAGCCGTCCAAACAATTTCGATTCTCCTTGCGTGATCCAGTTGAGTCCGCCATCGTTCGACCGCCTCCTGTTCATTGCGGCGCACTAGTTGCCTAAACTCTTTGTACCAACGAGGCGGCCTCAAAGGAtggtcgtcattcacggtgGCCATACAGGTACAGAATGCGAGTTGCTGTGTCCTAGACGACTGCCGTTCAGGGTGATTCAAATCTATTCTAATCACTTTCCAAAGTGATAACACGGGATCTGATGACTAGTGGCGTTCAAAGGTAAAGCCCGTAGATTTGAcagttttctgtttgttttatcAACATTAGgcagttttccctttttctttacgacGTAAAAATGATTACCTTCGATTATGCCTTGTTGTTTCCGGGTTGAGGACGTCTTTCAGCGATGTGTTGCAGGTGATCCGAAAAGATAAATTGAGcagattgaaaaataaataaacgataaacctgATTTGAAATTCCATTGCCTATAGATATAGTTTTCGATTGTggacgaaacaaacaaaataacataCAATGAAATACATACAgccgatgttttttttcttcattttgacTGGGATCTATGTACGATGATTCAATACGAATTAACATACACGAGACGGATAGACAACTAGAATTCTTCAACCTATTTCAAGATCTAAACACGATGATATGACAAAtaataagatttttttctaaagggGTGTGATGGTGGGGATTATCGCAGTTAAAGAGTACCACATTATTTTGGAATCATTTCAAATACTTTAGAGTGGAGCTGCTAAACTACCTCGGTTCCCCTTTCTTTGAATATAATATATAGATTTTCTTTTAGCtaggtaataataataatgaaagaaaatcaaacttaaCAGGGGGGATCCTGCCCGTTGCGTGTGTACCTGTACGTGTGGTGATTTAAAAGGTGGTCATAATGGAATTGGACAAAGTGATGaatcttccccccccccctaaacgCTAACTGGGCAAATCTGCGTGATCATCAGCTGATCGAGGCGGATGGTATTGAACAGGAAGTGAAGAAGAGGCAGGTGATTGAATTTTCTCTAAAATGGCCCGAATCAAATCTGAATCGggttcgatttctttttccaagttCGTCAGCGATTCTTGCGTTTGTTTCAAGTAGCCACTCATGGCCGATAGAGTCGATCGCCATTTGGACTCGGTGGATCGATAGAGCGTCTCTTGTTGGCGCAAAATCCTCATCCACTCTTCCGGTGACTTTGGTTGGGCTCTGCACatcaaatccatttttttttagaaaatttagatggaaagaaaaattgcaaatgaaacTGACGTTAATACACGGAGATCGGCCATGTTGGCGGCTGAAAGGCAAGATGGCGGATGACGAGCTAATTCTTCGGCCAGCTGTTCCAGAGCCCAAATTTTGGAGAACAGGAAGCCGTTGGTGCATAGCAAAAGGATCAAAGAAACCAACACCACGTAAAACACCGCACTGCAACCGCCAGATGGCGACGTTGATGAAGACGGTGGGTTCGGTGAGGACGATGATGAGGAAATCGCCGTCTTGTTTAGACGTCCAGCACCGACACTAGCGCCACTTCCAGCCCCCGATTGTTTGACGCTGCCTGAAGATCGAGGGGATTCTATCAATCCTCGTTTTTCCAGGCCGTTGTCCATCATCCCGTCCTTGCGTCTCCTGTTGGCTCTCGAGTGGAGTCGTTTCTTCACCGATGCGTTTCCGCCCATCGGTCCGACGACTCCCGCAGATCCCGTGCCAGAAGACGAAGGCAATTCGGCCCGCCTTTCGATTCTGACATCTTCAGCATCTCTCGACGATTGCATCGACAACAAATTCCGTTTCATTTGACTAAAATTCTCTTCTAAAGCGGCCCAGGCGTTCTTTTCGATGAAAgctaaaacaaatttcaattagttaaagaatttgaaaaatgaattggGCGTTATTTACTTTTGACGATGCCCCAGACggattttttgtatttgatttgCGAGTAGATGACGAGACGGGACTTTCGATATCCGGAACGCATCAGACACCAATGGCAACAAACGGCAAACGTTTCAGCATACGGAATTCCGCTATTTGAAGCTTCCACGTCAATCGCATAGAAATCACCGGCTCGGCTTACATCCAACAAAGtctaaaaatataaacaaaaatttttaattaaaaagatCGATTTTGTGttattctaattttttatCGCTCACCTGACTTTCAACTGCGCGCGTACTTTTAACGCCAATGTTGTTGTTTAATGGAATTGTAAATGCAACAGTGCGGAATTTTTCCGCTGGATTTGTTTCAGCTTCTTGCCACGGGCTCACCTGCAAATCTATTTAAAACTCCatttaattcaattattttaaaacaaataaaatcataTGCAAAAACCTGTGCATTTGCGTGTTGTCGTGATGAAATCAATGTAAAATGTGGAATTGGTAAAGAGGAGAGTGAACAACTCGTCGACACTCATTGGCATGACCATGTTAACCATTTCACGGCCTTCATGGAGGACGGGACATTGAACGGCCTCGTCATTCATGTAGCGATCATCTTCCGATTCGGACGTCTCGCTGTAACGCGGAGGCACGTCGGCGTCGCCTGCATTTCCGCCACCTCCAGCAGACGGTATGTCCTTCATGATGATGACACTTGGCCCACCTCCAACAGCTGATACGCTGCTACCACCGTCACCTCCCGCACTGCTACTGATGCCCAGTGATTCTCTCCAATCTGACCCCGTCGTGTCACTTGGCAGCTAATTAttcagaaaaataaacatagaCCGTCATTCAGAcaattatttcgttttttaaggaaatttaattttcagctgtttaaaaagaagttgggacAACTTCCAATAAAACTCGTGGAGGGAACTAAGAAAACGGGAAATGCGAGAAAATGACGTCATCTCCCGGTGCTTCTATTCTAATCTTGTCCCGACACTGAACATTTCTAGCGTTTGGCATGACTTGCATCCAActtataaaaaagaaaccactTGGAGCTCGTTGGCTTGATTGGATCTAAAATGGGTTCGATAGGCCGAGCTACAGAGTCAGAAATAAATAGCAGAGGGGAAACGGTGTAATAGATAAGCGACATTTTGACTAGaaagaattgaatgaaagctTCATGAAGAAGAATGAATGGCATCGTAGAAGAGCGCTTCGCCATCCATTGAAATGAGATAGAACAATTCGTCCAGAGCAGTTGCCGCCACCGTCTAATAGCcatcacataaaaaaataaacaacaacaacaaaattccTTTGAAACGCGGGATACCTGAATTTGCGGAGGTGGTTCTACTACTGTCACATGTGAAACAGGATCATCAACGGCAATGACGACAGCAGCCGTGCATAAATGATCATGTTCTTCTGCTGTACTTTCGCTTGCGTTACTACTATTGCTATCCACGcgttcttcttctacttccgTGTATACACCCACTGATAACGGCAACACAAGTTGATGCGACAACACCTCGTCGCCCGTCATCTTTCACGTTTTATTGTGATGATCTATGCGTTACTGCTCGTTCGCGGCACTGGACTCGATACTCGGCGTGTCTCGCTACTATATACTACGCCAACATCGTAAAAGAACAGACacagaagtaaaaaaaaataaaaggaggaTGTGGCTTACTCAGGTCCGTCCTTGAGAACCCGATTCGGAttgttcttcttctccctACTCTATTCACGCTCCTCCTTACCGAGTCCTTATTCCCGCCATTCCCTTTTCATCGTCAATTTGCATAGTTTAGAAGCATGTCGAGAGTCACGGCAGTGAAGGACAATTTTTCAATAACACCCCAACGTAGAGAGAGGCCATCAACAATTCCAATGCGTGATGATCGACTGATTCATTATTTAAATCAACAATCTCGTAGGACGGGCGCAAGCGTTTTGAATGTTGAATTTGTTGATTCTCTTCCCCCGCCCCCTACACCCACCACAATCGGATACACGCAATGTCCACTCGGTGCACGCGTACTCGAACAGCTGATCGAAATCGCCGCAGGAAACACGTGACGTCacttaaaaaacatttcgaaaacaaaaaacagcgTTTTCTCAAGCTTCCAATTTGAGATGACCGACCAACCTATTAAGCGTGGGTAGAAATTTCAGGGCCGTTTCTTGCGTCGAAATATCTTAATcgccatcttttttcaaacgaaaccGAGAACGAGTTGGGTCGATTATCGGCAATACCCTTTAATATGATTTAAGAGGGCGTTTTCAATTGAGAGCAGAGCCTTCCTAAATTGAGGAAAACGTCGAGGGCCATCTTCTTTCGTCATAGTCGTTCAAACATTCCACAGATCCTAATTTTCTATGTCTCTTACTTGCCGAAGTCGTCGCTTCAGAAAGGGATGGTCTtccaaaaacaggaaaaaaataaaagccaacCCATCCGTGCCCTACCGGGAAACAGTAACAACCACCAGCATTAGCAATTTCAAGCTCAAACGGTTTCAGTTGGTTTGCTCGTGTGCACGCGTGCCGGACGgtgctgtttctttttttttgttttgctagccaaacttttcttctttcgtttttcggCAAAGGTGTTGATTCCAgccaacgccatctaacggtcagaAATGGCTTGTCATCTGTTGCTGGGGTTCGGCGACACACAGAAAGCGAGAAGTaccaacgccatctaacgaTTTAGAAAGTGCAATGCTTCAAAGGCCATCTGTTGCTGGGACTTGAAAGCGAGAGTAACAGGCAGGCCAAACCAGATGGACGGACAGACGGACAAACATGCATCGAGAGAGTGAGAATCAGGACCCACCTGAAGACGTCGGCTGTAGTGATGATGACGATTGCGGATGACGTTATGACTGATGGGATGGACGACGTTGCCACTGTCGTCGTCGTTGGACGTTTGGGCCGAATGCAATGACGGACTCGGTGAGCTCAGTTGCTGCAAAGAAATGGACGGTTGGACTTGATTGACTTCAGAGAGAGGAGACGCCTCGCCGGCAGAAGCGCTGACGCCGCAGACGATGGATGTAGATGTTCCAGCCTCGTCGTTGCTGCTGAAACCCAGTTCCGTTCCGTACACAGAGTGGACAAATTTCCACAATTCCTGATTGCCCAGTGGCtgcaaatgtttttgggtTTTCAGGTTTGTTTCGTATTTTCCGAAAGAGGAGAAACAGAGCCAACGACGATGACGACCACGAACGAACGATGGCGtgtgaaaaaaacataaaataaaccAACGAACCGAGACGGAAGCGTCGTAACCAATCAGAGATAAACGAGagtgagagaaagaaaatcatcaaCGATTgtggaggggggaaagaagGAAGTAAAATAGAAagcagaatttaaaaaacactCGACTTTCGACTCGAACCCCTACGTAACTATGTGTTATCTTAtcctttcttcatttttttttttcccatcgtCATTGGATTTTTAACGAGGCAATTTTATCTGCGTTTCCAGAGCCCTCCGCTGTTAGCTGCACTGGCCTCAAAAACTAGCCAATAGATGGTAGTAACTGTATCGGTTGGCGAACGCTTtgtgactttctttttttgttggtgcTGATGCACCATCAATTGAGGCAAAGGGAAGCATCAAAGAGTTACAGGGATCTAGTGGTCGTAGCCTATGTATAATGcaagtaaaaagaaatcaatacaAACCTGATCAAGAAGAGCTTGCTGCCAAGTTCTGAAGAGGACGACGTACGTCTTGTCGCGGGCACCGAAGGAACAGAAGAAATGCTTGTCCGTCTCCGTACAAATTTGGATGGCGTTGGGGATCACCAGGGCCGTCTTCTCCTTTGTCAGCGAAGACACTTCCTTCCAACGAAGTTGAACCTAGGTTGTTTAAAACCAAacaaagaggagaaaaaatgaatcagATTAATGGGAATCAATAAATCAcgattgatttttctttcttttattattcatgttggaaaatctaaaaaatattttaccagCGTCTCCCAGCGAAAAATATTGGCGTAGAAACAGAGATAATTTTGTGTGACGTAAATGCGACCCTGCAATAAAATGTCGCGTTGCAGTGCGCACGAATAATCGACAATCAATCGCTCGTCCACGGGCAAATCTTTGAAAATTCGTTTGAAATCCTCGCAACGTGAACGGTACGTTGGATTTAACATTTGGTACCAGGCAGACTTTTTCCTTCCACCACTACGGCCCtgctaaacaaaacaaatcaattagaaatgaaaagaagaaagatcAAAAATGGGTTATACCTTGCTGCCATTGGTACTTTCCGGACCACTTGGCGTATTTCTTGGTAAATGTTCAAAGGATCGCATCGATCCAGCACTTCCCGATTCACCGCCTTCTACGGATATTTGATCTAGTGAAACATCAACTGCTCCCGTTCCAATAGCGGATGCTTTTTCCAGACTAGCTTCTCTACTAGACGACTCATTGTGTCGCGTTGGCGACGGGCTGGATGGACTACGGGACCTGGACGGCCTCTGATGGCCACCAAGGATGGGCGACGGGGGTGAAACTAAAGGATTCAGTTCATGATCAGCTACGGAACCATTGCAGGAGCTGCTGTTCAAGGGGGACGAGGATGAAAAAACTGCAACCGCCGGCCCGGTTGTGGTCGCTTCCGTCGCTTCCGAAGACGAAGAATTGCTGTTGGATGAGGATGACGTCGATAGTGTTGTTGCCTCCACTGCGGACCCTGCCAAATTGGGCGACGAGGCGAGCAGGGTGGATGTGGCGATGCCAGAGGTGGATGTTGCGGTCGTCGATAATTGACCCGACGACGTCGTCGTGGCCGTAAAGAGGCAAGGGTACGAGAGTGCGGGAGCCAAGCGTTCCGGTGACACGAGATGAGAAGATCCTCCTCCATGGTCCAATCCGGCCGCCATGTTTCCATTCGGAATTTCAGCCGAATttccttttccaattgaaTATTTCAGAACTTAATAGTTCTTATTAAATAATAACTACAAATACCTTCGGATAAACAGATGGTTGGTGGCAGTGTTTCACTCCGGCGGATACGATTCCGGATTGACGTCGTCGATTGTTCTTCGCTGCTTTCTAGACtgtcaaaaacattttcaaaaagaaacgtcAAATATGCGAATGAAATGGAGAGACGACATCATCAGTCAGATCCACAACTTGTTCTGATACTTTTTATCATACTTCCTAAACTTTTTCTTAGTCGTTTCCTGGTTACAAATCGATATAGACGTCCTACACATGCCATACGAGCGCATAGCTGTCAATGCATGACTTGTATGTCTTCCTTCGCCTTTTCCCCTCTTAAGACACAAAGGTAAAATGCCATCCGTCAATTGTTACTAAAGTAACTTTTGAAACCGTTaccttgaaatcaaaagttgtTTTTATCGCACAACACTTAACATATCGGCTCTGATTTCATTGGCTGCTGCCTAAAAGTCCGCAATCAATCCAAAAGCTGCGGCTTTTCgattcccccctccccctttccaccagcagcagcaactcAACAACACCGGACCAACTTAACTGACACGTACGAATCAATGCCCATGAGCTGAGCCGCGCAGTGAGCTAGCTAAGGCTACACAAGACGCACAGATCAATAAACAGTCGTGAACAGCATTACCACCGATTGGCAAACGTACAGCGGAACTAGAAAGCGCAAGCGCCATGGTTTACGATAGTGTACGCTCAACTATTGACCAGCAGATGGCAGTGACTAGTGATCCAAAACATTGGTCtctttacttttccttttcagtgtgtttgtatgtttacTCTTTGTCTTTCACATCCTGCCACACGAAAGGGGGAAATGCTGTGTCAATTACCTTAGAGGTTCGGGGGAGATGCTGTCAAAGCTGGAATCTGCTGTTGAAGAACGGCCTAGGGACTTGCTCGAGCTCTGACGAGAAATCAGCACAGAAGAGTGAGCATTGTTGATGCTGCTGTTGAAATC is a genomic window containing:
- the LOC130690986 gene encoding protein Aster-B-like isoform X2 is translated as MSLEKSLIIENDESPPGTVRLIKQLSEPNDFNSSINNAHSSVLISRQSSSKSLGRSSTADSSFDSISPEPLSLESSEEQSTTSIRNRIRRSETLPPTICLSEGNSAEIPNGNMAAGLDHGGGSSHLVSPERLAPALSYPCLFTATTTSSGQLSTTATSTSGIATSTLLASSPNLAGSAVEATTLSTSSSSNSNSSSSEATEATTTGPAVAVFSSSSPLNSSSCNGSVADHELNPLVSPPSPILGGHQRPSRSRSPSSPSPTRHNESSSREASLEKASAIGTGAVDVSLDQISVEGGESGSAGSMRSFEHLPRNTPSGPESTNGSKGRSGGRKKSAWYQMLNPTYRSRCEDFKRIFKDLPVDERLIVDYSCALQRDILLQGRIYVTQNYLCFYANIFRWETLVQLRWKEVSSLTKEKTALVIPNAIQICTETDKHFFCSFGARDKTYVVLFRTWQQALLDQPLGNQELWKFVHSVYGTELGFSSNDEAGTSTSIVCGVSASAGEASPLSEVNQVQPSISLQQLSSPSPSLHSAQTSNDDDSGNVVHPISHNVIRNRHHHYSRRLQLPSDTTGSDWRESLGISSSAGGDGGSSVSAVGGGPSVIIMKDIPSAGGGGNAGDADVPPRYSETSESEDDRYMNDEAVQCPVLHEGREMVNMVMPMSVDELFTLLFTNSTFYIDFITTTRKCTDLQVSPWQEAETNPAEKFRTVAFTIPLNNNIGVKSTRAVESQTLLDVSRAGDFYAIDVEASNSGIPYAETFAVCCHWCLMRSGYRKSRLVIYSQIKYKKSVWGIVKTFIEKNAWAALEENFSQMKRNLLSMQSSRDAEDVRIERRAELPSSSGTGSAGVVGPMGGNASVKKRLHSRANRRRKDGMMDNGLEKRGLIESPRSSGSVKQSGAGSGASVGAGRLNKTAISSSSSSPNPPSSSTSPSGGCSAVFYVVLVSLILLLCTNGFLFSKIWALEQLAEELARHPPSCLSAANMADLRVLTAQPKSPEEWMRILRQQETLYRSTESKWRSTLSAMSGYLKQTQESLTNLEKEIEPDSDLIRAILEKIQSPASSSLPVQYHPPRSADDHADLPS
- the LOC130690986 gene encoding protein Aster-B-like isoform X3, with translation MRSYGMCRTSISICNQETTKKKFRNLESSEEQSTTSIRNRIRRSETLPPTICLSEGNSAEIPNGNMAAGLDHGGGSSHLVSPERLAPALSYPCLFTATTTSSGQLSTTATSTSGIATSTLLASSPNLAGSAVEATTLSTSSSSNSNSSSSEATEATTTGPAVAVFSSSSPLNSSSCNGSVADHELNPLVSPPSPILGGHQRPSRSRSPSSPSPTRHNESSSREASLEKASAIGTGAVDVSLDQISVEGGESGSAGSMRSFEHLPRNTPSGPESTNGSKQGRSGGRKKSAWYQMLNPTYRSRCEDFKRIFKDLPVDERLIVDYSCALQRDILLQGRIYVTQNYLCFYANIFRWETLVQLRWKEVSSLTKEKTALVIPNAIQICTETDKHFFCSFGARDKTYVVLFRTWQQALLDQPLGNQELWKFVHSVYGTELGFSSNDEAGTSTSIVCGVSASAGEASPLSEVNQVQPSISLQQLSSPSPSLHSAQTSNDDDSGNVVHPISHNVIRNRHHHYSRRLQLPSDTTGSDWRESLGISSSAGGDGGSSVSAVGGGPSVIIMKDIPSAGGGGNAGDADVPPRYSETSESEDDRYMNDEAVQCPVLHEGREMVNMVMPMSVDELFTLLFTNSTFYIDFITTTRKCTDLQVSPWQEAETNPAEKFRTVAFTIPLNNNIGVKSTRAVESQTLLDVSRAGDFYAIDVEASNSGIPYAETFAVCCHWCLMRSGYRKSRLVIYSQIKYKKSVWGIVKTFIEKNAWAALEENFSQMKRNLLSMQSSRDAEDVRIERRAELPSSSGTGSAGVVGPMGGNASVKKRLHSRANRRRKDGMMDNGLEKRGLIESPRSSGSVKQSGAGSGASVGAGRLNKTAISSSSSSPNPPSSSTSPSGGCSAVFYVVLVSLILLLCTNGFLFSKIWALEQLAEELARHPPSCLSAANMADLRVLTAQPKSPEEWMRILRQQETLYRSTESKWRSTLSAMSGYLKQTQESLTNLEKEIEPDSDLIRAILEKIQSPASSSLPVQYHPPRSADDHADLPS
- the LOC130690986 gene encoding protein Aster-B-like isoform X1 gives rise to the protein MSLEKSLIIENDESPPGTVRLIKQLSEPNDFNSSINNAHSSVLISRQSSSKSLGRSSTADSSFDSISPEPLSLESSEEQSTTSIRNRIRRSETLPPTICLSEGNSAEIPNGNMAAGLDHGGGSSHLVSPERLAPALSYPCLFTATTTSSGQLSTTATSTSGIATSTLLASSPNLAGSAVEATTLSTSSSSNSNSSSSEATEATTTGPAVAVFSSSSPLNSSSCNGSVADHELNPLVSPPSPILGGHQRPSRSRSPSSPSPTRHNESSSREASLEKASAIGTGAVDVSLDQISVEGGESGSAGSMRSFEHLPRNTPSGPESTNGSKQGRSGGRKKSAWYQMLNPTYRSRCEDFKRIFKDLPVDERLIVDYSCALQRDILLQGRIYVTQNYLCFYANIFRWETLVQLRWKEVSSLTKEKTALVIPNAIQICTETDKHFFCSFGARDKTYVVLFRTWQQALLDQPLGNQELWKFVHSVYGTELGFSSNDEAGTSTSIVCGVSASAGEASPLSEVNQVQPSISLQQLSSPSPSLHSAQTSNDDDSGNVVHPISHNVIRNRHHHYSRRLQLPSDTTGSDWRESLGISSSAGGDGGSSVSAVGGGPSVIIMKDIPSAGGGGNAGDADVPPRYSETSESEDDRYMNDEAVQCPVLHEGREMVNMVMPMSVDELFTLLFTNSTFYIDFITTTRKCTDLQVSPWQEAETNPAEKFRTVAFTIPLNNNIGVKSTRAVESQTLLDVSRAGDFYAIDVEASNSGIPYAETFAVCCHWCLMRSGYRKSRLVIYSQIKYKKSVWGIVKTFIEKNAWAALEENFSQMKRNLLSMQSSRDAEDVRIERRAELPSSSGTGSAGVVGPMGGNASVKKRLHSRANRRRKDGMMDNGLEKRGLIESPRSSGSVKQSGAGSGASVGAGRLNKTAISSSSSSPNPPSSSTSPSGGCSAVFYVVLVSLILLLCTNGFLFSKIWALEQLAEELARHPPSCLSAANMADLRVLTAQPKSPEEWMRILRQQETLYRSTESKWRSTLSAMSGYLKQTQESLTNLEKEIEPDSDLIRAILEKIQSPASSSLPVQYHPPRSADDHADLPS